CTGCTGGGGATTTCCGAGCCGGACGATATTTTCGCCGCTGTCGAGGCCGGTGCCGACACCTTTGACTGCGTGGCTCCGACCAGGCTTGCCCGCCGTGGTGGTGTGTACACGCTCGATGGCCGGATGACCTTGACGAATGCCCGCTTCAAGAACGACTTCCGCCCCGTGGATGCGGAGGTGCCCTCCTACACTTCGCTGAATTATTCCCGGGCCTACCTGCATCATCTGTTGAAGGCCAAGGAGTACCTGGCTGGCACGCTGTGCACGATTCACAACCTGTTTTTCATGGTGCAGCTGGTGGAGAACATTCGCGCTGCGATCCTGGAGGACCGGTTCTTCGAGTATCGCGATGAGTTCATGGGCCGCTACTACGCCAACGGTGGTCGTGCGGTGGGGAATTAGGGGCCGGCTGGGCTGGGGCTAGGCTTCTGCCTTTTCGCACTTCACGACAGCCATGTCACCTCGTGCCATCTGTGGAGGTGGCATGAGGTGACACCAGTGGCGTGAAGTGGCAGGGAACACCCGAATCAGTCCAGTGGCGTGAAGTGGCGGCTGGGCGGGCCCGGGGGAAGCCCAAAACTAGACCTAGCTCTACTGCGCGAGGCAGTCTCAACCGGCATCATGGAGGACATGATCACGGTTGAACGACTCAGCAAGAAGTACGGTTCGAAATTAGCCGTCGATGACCTGTCCTTCACCGTTCCCGACGGTGTAGTGACAGGTTTTCTCGGCCCAAATGGCTCCGGCAAGTCCACCACCATGCGCTGCATGCTGGGCCTCGATACCCCGACCACGGGCCAGGCCTTGTTCACCGGGACGGATTCCCAGGGCAACACCTACAGCAACCAGCCCTTTTCCACGCTGAAGAATAAGCCCAGCATCGCCGGTGCAATTCTGGATGCCGGTTGGCACAACAAGGCTCGTTCGGGCCGCGCTCATCTGCGGGCCCTCGCCCGCGGCGCCGGCATCCCCGACACCCGCGTGGAAGAGTGCCTTGAGCAGGTCGGCATGACCGAGGCGGCGAAGGACAAGGTCGGCGGCTACTCGCTGGGCATGAAGCAGCGTCTGGGAGTGGCAGCGGCTCTGCTCGGCAAGCCGCAGCATCTGATTTTGGATGAGCCGGTCAACGGCCTGGACCCCGAAGGCGTCTCGTGGATGCGCCACACCATCAAGGCGCTGGCCGCACAGGGCTGCGCTGTCCTCGTGTCGTCGCACCTCCTTTCCGAGATGCAGCTCACCGCCGACCGCATCGTCGTCATCGGCCGCGGTCGCATGATCGGCGAGTACAGCATGGATGAATTCCTTTCCGACGGCACGGTCATCGAAGTTGAAGTCGATGACCCCGCTCGGCTGCTGCAGGCGTTAGGGCCGGTCGCGCGTGGGGTTGACGTCGATAAGCAATTGCGCATTCCGCTTTACGACGGCATCAGCGAGCAGCAACTCCGCCGCGACATTGCGGCCGCTGCTCTGCGTGAGGGGCTGTTGGTGACGCGGTTGCACACGAAGCGCGACAACCTGGAGGAAAAGTTCCTGGCTGCGACCCAGGAATCGCAGGAATACCGCGCGCAGGCGATTGGGCAGTAGGGGAGTGACTGAGATGAGTTTTGGAAACGCTTTGCGGTCGGAGTGGACGAAGCTAGCCAGCCTGCGTGGCACGTGGGTGTATGTGGTGTTGTTGGTGGGCTCGATAGCTGGGCCGATGGCGGCTTTCAGCATGGCGGCGGACGCTGGTGCAACCGCTGATTGGGAATTGCTGCTGTTGGGGACCGTGATCTTCAACATGATCGTGATTGCCTTTGGTGGCTCCACCCTGGCGGGTGAGTACAACGATCAGATGAATGCGCATGCGTTCTTGACGCAGGACCGAAGGAGCCTGTGGCTTTCGGCACGGATGACGCTGACCCTTGTGCTGATTGCTGTCTGTTGGGTCATTGGTGTGGCGCTTGCTTGGCTATCGGTGACGGTTTCCCCGCGCGTGGAGTTCAAGGGCGGCGACGCTGCCACGGACATGCTCGCCGGAGTGCTTGGCTTTGTAGTGTTTGGACTAATCGCGATGTCGCTGGGAGTGCTGACGCGCTCGCGCGTGGCCGCTGTCGCTATTCCGCTGGTGTGGATTCTGGTGGTGGAAAGCATGCTGGAGTTCGCGGCGCTGGCGTATGCGATTTTCCGGCCACTGTGGCTGGTCACGCCGGGTGCACGCATTCAGCAGTTGTCGACGCAATTGGGCGGTCTGATGGCAAATCCGGAGAATCCACGCATCGGGTTTGAGGCCGGCATGACGCAGCCGATGTGGTTCAACATCGTGGTGCTGGTGGCCTGGATTGTTGTGGCTGTTGGCGTTGCTCATTGGGTCAATGCCAAACGGGATGTGAAGTAAAAGCAAAAAGTGCCGCGACTACTCGCTTCTCAGGCGAGGTCGCGGCACTTTTTTCGTCGTTAAGCGGGAACGCGCGTGTCGTAGTAGCCTTCGCGGCGCTTGACCCACGCGATGACGGCGTAGGTGACTGGCATGACTACAATCTCGACGGCGGTCTTCCAGATGAAGCCGACGATGACGTAGTTGACGAAGGTACCCCAGGTATCGATGCCGATAGCGGTGGCGGCGATGGAGCAGAAGATGAGCGTATCGACGAACTCGCCAACCACAGTCGAGCCCATCAGTCGCGCCCAGAGAGCCTTTTCACCAGTGCGCTTCTTAATGGCGTTGAGCGACCAGGCGTTGAGCAGCTGACCGACGACATAACCGGCCAGACCTGCGAGAACAAGCTGCGGGACGGTGCCCAGCACAGTGGCGAAGGCTTCCTGATTCTCGTACCACGGTGCCGCCGGGAGCTTGATGGCGGCAAAGAAGCAGAGCATTGCGCCGGCGAGGATGGCGAAACCGGTCCACACGGTGCGGCGGGTGGCTTTGTAGCCATAGCACTCGGAAAGCACGTCGCCGATGACGTAGCTCAAGGGGAAGAGGAAGAAGGCACCGTCGGTGGCCAGGCCGAAGATTTCCACGCCCTTGGTGGCGGTGATGTTGGAGGCAATCAGCACGCCAATGAAAATGGCCGTGAACATCGGGTACAGCGATTTCGGTACCGGGATGTGGCGTGGCGTGTGTGCTGTGGATTCGGACTTAGTTGCGTTCTCGGGCGCGTGCGAGGTGCTCACAGCGGCAGCCTCGGCGTTGCCCGGCCCAGACTTGGGCAGGTTTTCGTTATTTGTCACGGGAGGGAATGTTACCTGCCGCTCAGGGCTCCAAGCGAGCGCCGATGAAGTCTTCGAGGTTGAATTTTTCTAGCGAGAGCCGAAATCTCCGGGGGCCAGTCTCTCTGTGAGCCGCTAGGATTTCTTCTCGTAACTAATATTTTTCATACGAATGCTGCAAATAAATAGTGCAATGCAGCTAACGATGAGAGACACTAGAGAAATTTCAGAATAGAGCAATGCCCTGTCGGCCTTTGCAGTGACAGCGGTTGTGCTCATGTGAGTAGTTTGCTGAGCAAGCTGTCCCAGCGTATACATGCCATTTGCGATACCTAGTATGCAAAGAATGCTTACCGCTATTCCTGCAGCGGAAATGAACTGTAGTGATTTTATCTGTAGATGTGGTGACATTGCTCACCTCGGAAAGATCCACTTACGAAAAGGCGGGCGCACATCATTCCAGGTTGGATATCAAAGTTTTTGAGTGGCGCATGCCCCACCATTCCGAATTGACAACCGTTATGTATGCCAGTCGATCTAGTAGATACAATTCGGCCGAAATTATCGCGATTTTGGAAGTCGAAACGATAATTGCAAATATTCGCAGGTGCGCTGTATGTGGCAGTTTCTTCGTTAATGTGAGTGCGCTGGCCATCAATGCGGTGGAAGATTTGTCCGCCGGGAACTGGGATGTTTACCCCTCCAAATTGGTAGTGGAATGCTGGAATCCATGCATATCCTGAAGCACTTCTCACGGCGGAAGTAGCTGTCGATGTTTTGGGAACATAATCATATGATGCAGGGTTGTTGCTCTGTGCGCTGCCTCCAAAGACGGTTGTTCCCTGGTCGAGTAATGTGTCAGCGCTATGTGGGCTTGCGGAGGCTGTTCCTGGATGCATTGCGCAAAGAGATGTGACGGTAGCGCTTACAGCTAGGATTAATGATGTGAATTTACGACGGGTTATGTGTCCCTTTTTAGTCATTATTGAGTGTCCTCAAATATGTTTGATAGGCCGACATGGGAAAACTATAACAAAATAATTAATGTCCTATGGGGGTTAATGACGTTATTTTGGTAACCGTCTAATCTGGGGGTAGCCGATAGTCAATATGTAAGATTGTATGAACTTTAATTGGATGAAGGGATTGTCGCATTTCTTCTAGTCGGCTCGCTAATCTGTAATGGTGGCCAATTTAAAGCAAGTGATAACCATCAACTGTTCAACGCTCCTACCTCCCACCGGCCGCTACGCCCCTTCGCCGACCGGTCGGCTGCACCTGGGAAACCTGCGCACCGCAGTTCTCGCCTGGGCGCACGCCCGCGCGCAGGGTGGCCGCTTCATCGTGCGTATCGAAGATATCGACCGCCAGCGCTCCCGCCCCGAGTATGAGGTGCAGCAGCTCGCCGATCTCGAGGCCATCGGCATCGACTGGGATGGCGCCCCGGTCCGCCAGTCAGAACGCTCTGACCTGTATGAATCCGCGCTCGCCGACCTCACGCAACGCGGCCTGACCTATCCCTGCTTCTGCACGCGCCGCGAAATCCTCGCCGCCTCCTCCGCGCCGCATGGCGTGCCAGGTCAGTATCCCGGCACGTGCCGTTCGCTTGACGACGAGCACCTCGCCGCGAAGAAAGCCGAATTTGCGGCGGCGGGGAGAAGACCGTCGATACGCCTGAAATCGCAGGTGACTGAGGGGACCGCGACCGATGAACTGTATGGCGAGATTGCCGCTCCGATCGATGACTTTGTCCTTCAGCGTGCCGATGGCATGTGGGCCTACAACCTCGCGGTCGTCGTCGATGATGCCGAGCAGGGTATCACTGAAGTCGTGCGTGGTGATGACCTGATGTCCTCCGCCCCGCGCCAGACGTACTTGGCTGGTCTTTTGGGGTATGCGGCGCCTTCGTTCGTGCACGTGCCACTGGTGGTGAACTCTAAGGGGCGCCGATTGTCCAAGCGGGATGGCGACGTGACTCTCGGCGAGGTGTCCGTGGAGGCGGCGCAGCGGTGGATTTTGGATTCGCTGAGTGGCGGTAACGGTAGTGATGGTGGCGGGGGCGTAGAGCTCGACTCCATCGCTGACCTCCCGGAAGCCCTGCGTGCGGGTCTGGAAATTCCTCGCGAACAGGTGATTTTCTAGGGGCCGCTTCGTTACCCTCGGGACATGCCTACTCTTCTAGTCGTCCACCATTCCCCGACCCCGCTCCTGCAGGAGGTCTTAAGTCACGCGCTCGAGGGCGCCAACGATCCCGCGCTAGAGGGCGTGGATGTCAAGGTTGTCGAGGCTCTCGACGCCACCATCGATGACCTGACCAGCACTGACGCTATCCTGCTCGGCACCTCCGCCAACTTTGGATACATCTCCGGCGCGCTCAAGCACTTCTTCGACACCACCTTCCGGGAGGCGCAGGAAGTTACCAAGGGGCTGCCATTTTCCTACTGGATCCGCGGCGGCTTCGACACCACCGGGGCGGAAAACGCCATGAAAACCATCACGACCGGCTACAAGTGGGAGCTTGCGGCCGAGCCCGTCGTGTTTGTCGGTTCGCTTGACGACGACATCTCCGACCGCCTGGTAAATCTCGGTGGCACCATGGCTGCCCAAATTTTGGGCTGATTGAAGATTTAGTGTCGAGGCCGTGAAATAATGGCCGGGTGAATGATTCAGGGGCACAAGGGTCGCAAGTGACGTCGTCAAGCGAGAAAAACCGCAAGCCCATGATGAGTCTGCTGGGGCCTGCTTTTGTGGCAGCGATTGCCTACGTGGACCCCGGAAATGTGGCTGCGAACCTGTCCGCGGGCGCGAGCTACGGGTATCTGCTGCTGTGGGTGTTGGTGGTGTCCAACCTCATGGCGATGGTTGTGCAGTACCTGTCGGCGAAGTACGGCCTGGTGACGGGGCGGTCGCTGACCGAAGGTGTCGCCGACCGCTTCGGTTCGAACCGGCCGGGGCGGCTGGCGTACTGGGTGCAGGCCGAGATTGTGGCGGCAGCGACGGATGTGGCGGAAATTATTGGTGGCGCCACGGCGCTGTACCTGCTCTTTGGGACGCCGATGCTGCTTGGCGGTGTCATTGTTGGCGTGGTCTCGCTGGGGCTGTTGTTGCTTCAGGGTGGGCGTTCGCAACGCACTTTTGAGGGCGTGATTGTGGCGTTCCTGCTGGTCATTACGGTGGGGTTCCTGGCCGGGCTGTTTGTCACGGGCCTGAGTCTCGGGGAGATGGCCAGCGGAATTCTGCCGCGCTTCCAAGGCGCGCACACCGTGGTGCTGGCGGCATCCATGCTGGGTGCGACCGTGATGCCGCATGCGGTCTACCTGCACTCCGGGCTGGTGCGCGACCGCGAGTACAAGGTGGAAGATGACTCCTCGCTGCGCCAGCACCTGCGGGCCACGCGTATCGATGTCTTCGGTGCGCTCGTGCTGGCCGGGTCGGTGAATATCGGCATGCTGTGTCTTGCGGCCGAAGCGCTCCCGGGGGTGGAGGGGACTGACTCTATCGAAGGCGCCCACGCCGCTGTGACCAGCGCACTTGGTCCCGTGGTGGGCATACTTTTCGGCGTTGGGCTGTTGGCCTCCGGGCTGGCGTCGTCCTCTGTCGGCTGCTACGCCGGCGACCTGATTATGCGTGACCTGTTGAAAGTGCACGTGCCGATGCTGGTGCGCCGCATAGTCACCATCATTCCGGCGCTGCTCATTATCGCCAGCGGCGTGGAGCCGACCTGGGCGCTGGTGCTCAGCCAGGTGGTGCTGTCGATTGGTATCCCGTTTGCGCTGGTCCCGCTGGTGCGCATGACCTCCTCGCGTGCCGAGATGGGCATCTGGGCCAACACCCCACTACTGCGCCGGGTCGCGTGGGTTATCTGCGGGCTCATCATCGCGCTCAACGTGGCGCTGGTGGTCCTGGTGCTGACGGGGAAGGGGTAGTCAGCGGGCGAGGTGGAAGGCGGTAGCTTCCGGGGGTGGCGGGGTGGGGGGGCTTCGTCGTAAAGCGTGCGGGAGATGGTAGACAAAGCTGTCTAGTTGGTGTTAGGGTGGGCGACACGATCACAAGATATCGACGAGAAATGGCCTTTGACAGCGTCGATAGGCAACCGCCCGATTCGCGGACCCGGTGCCCCAAAGGAAGATCAGCCCCACAGACCGCCTGCGGGGAAGAGCGAATAGGAGCGCCAAATGCACACCACAATAAGCGACGTCCACATCATCCACCTCAGCCGTCACACCGCTGACCTTCTCGTCGACGGCCGACCCGTCGCCATCCGACTGCAAGAAGTCGACATCGACCCCCACTCCCGGAATCTCGTCCAACTACCCGTCGACCCCGCCTTCTACGCCACCCTCCGCGGCCAACAACGCGCCGACTACCTCAGCGCCCACGTCCGCGACGGCGTGCGCTACGGTCGCATCCTCTGGCACGAGCTTGACGACGGTCGCCACTTCCTCACCATCCCCACCATCGGCGGCTACCACGTGCACCAGGTCTTTGAGGTCCGCCGCAGCCGCGAAGGAGTGTGGAGCCGGCACTGAGCTGCTGGTTTCGTGCGCGTGCCTGGCGTGATGAGCGCGGCGCGGATGCGAGCGGGAAACTCTCCGCCTAGCCTTGGGATATGCAGGTACGAGACTCCGCAACACCCCCGTTCTGGCCCACCGAAGGCGAAGGCGACTTCTACACCGACGCCGCCGCAGCCGTCGACCGGCTCACCGAAATCCACCGGGCAGGGATGGCCTACTTAGTCGAGCAGTACACCGCCGCCACTAACGGAAATTCCGGGAGTGGGCCGGTGCGCGCCTACTACCCCGAACTACGCTTCACCGTCCCGGCCGGCAGCGCCGTCGAGGATGTCGACCCCTCCCTGTCACACGGCTTCGTCGACCGTCCGGGAGTGTATGCCACCACCATCACCCGCCCGGTGATGTTCCGCACCTACCTCATCGAGCAAATTACCGACCTGCTCGCCAACCACGGCGGCGAAGTCGAGGTGCGCGTCTCCGACCAGCCCATCCCACTCCGGATGTGCCGCGGATTCGACGCGGCCGCCGAGGAAGCGGCGGGGAGGGAAGGGGCGTCGGCAAGCATGCTGGCGGCAGTGGAGAAGACGTTTACCCCCATCGACTCCGCCAGCATCGACGACACCATCGCCGACGGCGAAGCCGACTACCTGGGCCTGCTTATCAAACCCTTGAGCCTCTTTACCGCCCAGCGCATCGACCTCGCCCTCCAGCGCCTCGAACACTACACCGGGTCGCACGCCGCAAACATCCAGCGCTTCGTGCTATTTACCAACTACCAGCTGCACACGGACGTGTTCCTCGAATACGCCGCCACCCTCACTCCCGGAAATCCGCACGGGTACACGGCGCTGGCGTGCCCGGGTGGGCAGCGCTACGACATCGGCGCCATCCCCACTCCCGGAGTTTGCCGTCAGCACGCGCACGCCTCGCAGATGCCGGCGTACCACTTGCTCCGCGACGACCAATGCGGCATCACCATCATCGACATCGGCGTCGGCCCCTCGAACGCCAAAACCATCACCGACTGCCTCGCCGTCACGCGACCGCACTGCTGGATGATGGTCGGACACTGCGCCGGCCTCGACGGCCGCATGCGCATCGGCGACATGATTCTCGCCAACGGTTACGACCGCGCTGACGGAGTCCTCGATAACTACGTGCCCCTGGAAAAGCCCATCCCGCCGATTGCGGAAATTCAGCTCGCCGTCACCAACGCGCTCGCCCGCGTCTCCGGGCTTTCCGGCGACGAACTGAAAAAGCGCCTACGCACCGGCACCGTGCTGTCGACCTCCGACCGCAACTGGGAGTGGCGCTCCCAGACCGACCTCTACCGGGAGCTGCAGAAATCCACCGCCATCGGCGTCGAAATGGAATCCGCCACCATCGCCGCCAACGGCTACCGCTTCCGCGTGCCCTACGGGGCGCTGCTCAGCGTCTCCGACATGCCGCTGCATGACAAACCCAAACTCCCGAAATCCGCCCGCGAGTTCTACCAGTCCTCCAAGGAAGAGCACCTCATGGCCGCCGTGCGCGCGTGCGAGGACATGGCCGCCGCTCCCGACACCCTCCACTCCCGGAAGTTGCGTCGGCCGGTGGGAGAGGTTGCGTTCCGGTAGGGCACTTTCGGGAGTGCGTCGTCAAGCCCGTTTGTGCAGATTGTGCATGCTTTACGACGGCTGTGGACAACGCCAAAAAGCGATTGAAGCCGTCCCCTCCCGGACGCTAGCCTTAGCCCCATGACGGCATTGGGACTGCTCAGCGCGCTGGCGACACGGGGGATTGACGTGCTCGCCGACCTGCGCGCCGCACTCCCGGAAAAATCCACCGGGCACCGGGAGTTGGCAGCCAGCATCGGCTTCGACCCCTTCCGGCTCAAGCGCCTGCTGCGCTGTGCGGAGCGACTGTTCGGCACGGTCGAGAAGGATGTTGACGTCGAATCCCGCGACAAGGCCGTCGCGATCGCCCGGGAGCTGAAGCTGTCGCTGGACACGGTCATGCAGATCGACAAGCGCTCCGGGCAGCTCAACAACGTCGAAATCCGGGAGTACTACCGCCTGGACTTCACCCGCGCCGCCGCGGCCTACGACTTCGAGGGCCTCGACACCTACATGCGCACCAAGGTCAAGGAGCTCAACCGCACCGACGAGCCGCCGCAGCACCTGCGCGCCCACGTCTCCCGGAATCCGGACATCCGCGGGATGAAGCATCTGCAGGTCACCGGTCCGGCGAACATGATTGACGACCTGGTCGCGCCGCTGACCGTGCGCGCAGCTGAAATCGCCAAAGCGCACGAGGATTACACCCGGGATCGGTGTGTCGGTCAGGCGCTGGCAGAACGCCTGGCACACGGGTCGGAGGGGCCGCTTGACGACGTCGACAAGCTCCGTTACCAGCCCGCGCTCATCGTAACCGCGCAAGACATCGTGGAGTACAGTCCGCGGTTTGCGGCGACCTCCAACGGCTCCGTCCTCACTCCCGGACAATTCGTCGAGGCATTGCTCGCGGACACCGGCTGGGTGCTGGTCTACGACGAGCACAACACGCCGACCGACCTACTCCCGATACACAACCCGCGCCTGGCGACGGAGGAACAGCGCATCGCGATGATCCTCGACAACCCCATCTGCGCGTGGCCCGGGTGCCCGCGCCCCGCCCACGCCGGGCAGGCCCATCACCTGGTCGCCAGGAAAAACGGCGGCGCCACGACTATGGAAAACATGGTCATGACCTGCAAAGAACATAACGCCGCCAACGATGACGACAGGCAAGGCCTCAACGGGCACCTCGAGCGTGACGACGGCTCCGGCGCGGTCTACCGCCACCCGCCGTCTCTGCACGCGCCGCCCGAATTCAACCTTGCCTTCCCGACAGCTCTCGCGGGGCGGGCCTACTCGGGCTACCGTCAGCGCGAATAGCTTTACAGATATACCCATAGGGGGTATATATTGGGGTATGGCTAATCAAACTTTTACTGTTACTGGCATGACATGCGGACACTGCGAGGCATCGGTGCGGGAGGAAGTCTCTGAACTCCCGGGAATCACTGATGTCCAGGTTGACCGCTCCCAGAATTTCCTTTCCGTGACCTCGGATGCAGACATTGACACCGCTGCCGTAATCGCAGCAGTGGATGAAGCTGGCTACAAGGCGGTCGCAAACTAAACCCCCAAAGAGGAAAGCGGATGTCTGAGCAGCAACTTCTCACCCTTGATATCCCCGTCGGCGGGATGACGTGTGCGTCGTGCGCAAACCGTATCCAACGCAAGCTGAACAAACTTGATGGCGTTAACGCGAGCGTGAACTATGCGACCGAGAAGGCGCATGTGGAGGCGCCGGCGGACATCAACCCGCAGCAACTGATCGACACAATCGTGGCAGCGGGGTACACCGCTGAGCTTCCGCAGGAGGAGCCCGAACAGGAACCGGGTGCTGCTCCCGAAGGGAAAGACCGGGAGCTGGAGGACCTGCGCAACCGAGTCATCGGCGCTGTCATCCTCACTGCTCCCGTCATCGCAATGTCGATGATTCCTGCCCTCCAGTTCACTAATTGGCAGTGGCTGTGTCTCACGCTCTCGGCGCCGGTCTTTGTGTGGGCCGGCTGGCCGTTCCACCGCGCGACACTGAAGAATCTGCGTCATGGCGAGGTCACCATGGACACGCTGATCACTATGGGGACGACCGCTTCGTTCCTCTGGAGTGTGTGGGCGTTGTTCTTCGGGCGTGCCGGGCTGCCGGGGCTCAAGCACGAGTTCCACTTCACGGTCACTCCTGGTGATGCCGATATGAACATCTACCTCGAGGCGATGGCCGGCATCATCATGTTTGTGCTGATTGGTCGTTACTTCGAGAAGCGCTCCAAGCGCAACGCCGGTCAGGCACTCCGGGAGTTGATGAAGCTTGGCGCCAAGGATGTCTCCGTTCTCGAAAGTTCGGGAGTGGAGAAGCGGCTGCCCGTGGAACAGCTCCGTCCGGGAGTGGTGTTCGTCGTTAGGCCTGGTGAGAAGATCGCGACGGACGGCGTTGTCGTGGAGGGCACGTCGGCGGTGGATGCGTCGATGCTGACCGGCGAGCCGATGCCTGTCGAGGTCGGCCCTGGCGATGAGGTGACGGGGGCGACGATTAACACGTCCGGGCGGCTGCTTGTGCGGGCGACGCGCGTGGGCTCGGAGACGCAGTTGGCGCAGATGGCAGCGATGGTCGAGGCGGCGCAGACGGGCAAGGCACCGGTGCAGCGGCTGGCGGATCGGGTTTCGGGAGTGTTCGTGCCCGCCGTCATCGCGATCGCCGCGGTCACGCTCGGTGCGTGGTTGCTCACGGGGCACGGCGCGAGTGAGGCGGTCACGGCCGCGGTCGCCGTGCTCATCATCGCGTGCCCGTGTGCGCTTGGCTTAGCGACGCCCACAGCGCTCCTGGTCGGCACGAGTGAAGGTGCCAAGGCGGGTGTGTTGCTGCGCGGCCCGGAGGTGCTGGAGTCGGCGCGGAAGGTCGACACGGTTGTGCTGGATAAGACCGGCACGGTGACTACGGGTGTGATGGAGTTGACGGAGGTTCCTCCCACTCCCGAAAATCTGGTGCCGCTTGCCGCTTCGGTGGAGGCGGCGTCGCATCACCCGATTGCGCAGGCTATTGTGCGTGCGGCGGATCCGGATTCTCTACTCCCGGTTTCGGATTTCCGGGATATTCCGGGAGTGGGGGTTGAAGGCACCGTGGGTGGCCACCGCATCGAGGTCGGTCGCTCCGGGGAAAATTCCGGGAGTGGGGGGACGGTGGTTGCGGTGCGCCGCGACGGCGAGCTCCTGGGCACGTTGGAGGTGTCGGATTCGGTGAAGCCGACGTCGGCGGCTGCGGTCGCGAAATTCCGGGAGTGGGGGGTGCGGCCGATTCTGCTGACCGGCGACGCCGCCGGCCCGGCGTTTCGGGTCGCAGATGAGGTCGGTATTGCTCGCGAGGATGTGATTTCGGGAGTGATGCCGGAGGATAAGGTCGCGACGATTGAGAAGTTGCAGGCTGGCGGCGCGTGTGTGGCGATGGTCGGCGATGGCATCAATGATGCTGCGGCTCTTGCGCAGGCGGATTTGGGCATGGCGATGGGCACGGGCACCGATGTGGCGATGGAGGCTGCGGATATCACGCTGGTGCGTGGTGATCTGTTGGCGGCTGCGGATGCGCTGCGGTTGTCACGCCGGACGCTCCGCACGATTCGTTCGAATCTTTTTTGGGCGTTTTTCTACAACGTTTTGGCAATTCCTGTCGCCGCGCTGGGGTTGTTGAATCCGATGTTGGCTGGCGCTGCGATGGCGTTTTCGTCGGTTTTTGTGGTCGGCAACAGTCTGCGTCTGCGCGGTTTTTCTCCGAGTCAACCAGCTATTCAAAAAGGAGTAACTCATGAGTGAGTCTTGTTGTTCGTCGCAATCGCATTCGCTTTACGACGATTCTTGCTGCCATGACACCACTGATCCCGGTTATCTCGCGGAGAAGCGGCGTTATGAATCCCGTATCCGTCGCATTGAGGGGCAGGTTCGTGGCATTGGTCGGATGATTGAGAACGAAGAGTACTGTATCGATGTTTTGACCCAGATTTCGGCGGTGAATTCGGCGTTGAAGTCGTTGGCGTTAACTCTTCTGGATGCTCACCTCCATCACTGTGTGGTGCATGCGGCTGAGGGCGGCCCGGAGGAGTTGGACGCCAAGCTGGAGGAGGCCTCGGCGGCGATTGCTCGGCTGGCTAAGTAACTCCCGGAAAAATTCCGGGAGTGGGGGGCGAAACAGCAGTCGGCAGTCGGCAACCGGAGTTGGTTGTTGTTGGTTGCACCGATTGCGCGGGAGTGTCGCTTAAATGCCTCGTTTTCCCTGGTAGGGGGCGCGTTTTGGGAAAATGAGGTTTGTTGGGTAGTCTTTAACGACGTTGGAGGATTCGACTAGCGGCCTATGTCACACGCCTGGAACGCGTGCGGGAGTCACATCCCTCGTGGGTTCAAATCCCACATCCTCCGCAGAGTGAAAACCCCCGGTTTACGCCGGGGGTTTTCTTGTATTTATGCAGGTGAGTGGATTTGCGGGTTAAGTGACAAAAAGTGTGTCCGCTCGGTGTGTCGCCGGGTGGGCCCTTTTTATCTCATGGGCCCTTTCCGGATTCCTATGTTGTGTTGGTATTCGGTTGGGATAGCGTTGTCGTAGAAGGCTGGTCGTCCTGTTTCGTGGTC
The sequence above is drawn from the Corynebacterium jeikeium genome and encodes:
- a CDS encoding tRNA glutamyl-Q(34) synthetase GluQRS, translated to MVANLKQVITINCSTLLPPTGRYAPSPTGRLHLGNLRTAVLAWAHARAQGGRFIVRIEDIDRQRSRPEYEVQQLADLEAIGIDWDGAPVRQSERSDLYESALADLTQRGLTYPCFCTRREILAASSAPHGVPGQYPGTCRSLDDEHLAAKKAEFAAAGRRPSIRLKSQVTEGTATDELYGEIAAPIDDFVLQRADGMWAYNLAVVVDDAEQGITEVVRGDDLMSSAPRQTYLAGLLGYAAPSFVHVPLVVNSKGRRLSKRDGDVTLGEVSVEAAQRWILDSLSGGNGSDGGGGVELDSIADLPEALRAGLEIPREQVIF
- a CDS encoding ABC transporter permease — translated: MSFGNALRSEWTKLASLRGTWVYVVLLVGSIAGPMAAFSMAADAGATADWELLLLGTVIFNMIVIAFGGSTLAGEYNDQMNAHAFLTQDRRSLWLSARMTLTLVLIAVCWVIGVALAWLSVTVSPRVEFKGGDAATDMLAGVLGFVVFGLIAMSLGVLTRSRVAAVAIPLVWILVVESMLEFAALAYAIFRPLWLVTPGARIQQLSTQLGGLMANPENPRIGFEAGMTQPMWFNIVVLVAWIVVAVGVAHWVNAKRDVK
- a CDS encoding VUT family protein, whose amino-acid sequence is MTNNENLPKSGPGNAEAAAVSTSHAPENATKSESTAHTPRHIPVPKSLYPMFTAIFIGVLIASNITATKGVEIFGLATDGAFFLFPLSYVIGDVLSECYGYKATRRTVWTGFAILAGAMLCFFAAIKLPAAPWYENQEAFATVLGTVPQLVLAGLAGYVVGQLLNAWSLNAIKKRTGEKALWARLMGSTVVGEFVDTLIFCSIAATAIGIDTWGTFVNYVIVGFIWKTAVEIVVMPVTYAVIAWVKRREGYYDTRVPA
- a CDS encoding flavodoxin, which produces MPTLLVVHHSPTPLLQEVLSHALEGANDPALEGVDVKVVEALDATIDDLTSTDAILLGTSANFGYISGALKHFFDTTFREAQEVTKGLPFSYWIRGGFDTTGAENAMKTITTGYKWELAAEPVVFVGSLDDDISDRLVNLGGTMAAQILG
- a CDS encoding ABC transporter ATP-binding protein, with the translated sequence MITVERLSKKYGSKLAVDDLSFTVPDGVVTGFLGPNGSGKSTTMRCMLGLDTPTTGQALFTGTDSQGNTYSNQPFSTLKNKPSIAGAILDAGWHNKARSGRAHLRALARGAGIPDTRVEECLEQVGMTEAAKDKVGGYSLGMKQRLGVAAALLGKPQHLILDEPVNGLDPEGVSWMRHTIKALAAQGCAVLVSSHLLSEMQLTADRIVVIGRGRMIGEYSMDEFLSDGTVIEVEVDDPARLLQALGPVARGVDVDKQLRIPLYDGISEQQLRRDIAAAALREGLLVTRLHTKRDNLEEKFLAATQESQEYRAQAIGQ
- the mntH gene encoding divalent metal cation transporter MntH, with protein sequence MTSSSEKNRKPMMSLLGPAFVAAIAYVDPGNVAANLSAGASYGYLLLWVLVVSNLMAMVVQYLSAKYGLVTGRSLTEGVADRFGSNRPGRLAYWVQAEIVAAATDVAEIIGGATALYLLFGTPMLLGGVIVGVVSLGLLLLQGGRSQRTFEGVIVAFLLVITVGFLAGLFVTGLSLGEMASGILPRFQGAHTVVLAASMLGATVMPHAVYLHSGLVRDREYKVEDDSSLRQHLRATRIDVFGALVLAGSVNIGMLCLAAEALPGVEGTDSIEGAHAAVTSALGPVVGILFGVGLLASGLASSSVGCYAGDLIMRDLLKVHVPMLVRRIVTIIPALLIIASGVEPTWALVLSQVVLSIGIPFALVPLVRMTSSRAEMGIWANTPLLRRVAWVICGLIIALNVALVVLVLTGKG